Part of the Parcubacteria group bacterium CG10_big_fil_rev_8_21_14_0_10_36_14 genome is shown below.
AAGTTATCATCAGCATAGCAAATTGCAAAAACTTCAAAAAATAAAAGAATTGCTTGAAGAGGGGAAAGTTTTGGCAATGGTATCGGACGCTGGAACACCAGGGATATCTGATCCAGGCGGACAGTTGGTAGAATATATTTCAAAAGAATTGCCAGGTATAAAAATTATTCCAATTCCCGGCGCATCAGCTCTTTCGTCCGCTCTTTCTATCAGTGGATTTTCGGCTGATAGGTTTGTTTTTCTAGGTTTTCCTCCTCACAAGAAAGGAAGAGAAAAATTTTTTAAAGAACTTGTTGAATATAAATATACCGTTGTGTTATTTGAATCTAAATATAGGATTTTGAAAACTTTGGATGAAATAAAGAAATATAGTGGTGATAAAGAAGCTTTGGTCGCCAGAGAACTTACTAAAATGTTTGAAACGCTATATAGAGGCAAACTGAGCGAAATTTCTGAACAGATAGCGAAAACTACACCACGTGGTGAGTATGTAATTATAGTGAAAAAGTAGTATTATGTATTTTATATAGTATGTATCAAGCAAAAGAAGAAAAAACTCTAATAAAGATTCCGTCTCATAGGGACACAATATAGCATAATACGCAATACTTTATACATAGTACAGATTTATGAAATTATACAACACTCTAACCCGAAAAAAACAACAATTTAAGCCCTTGCATGACAAGCGGATTGGCGTTTATAGCTGTGGACCGACAGTTTATTCTTTTGCGCATATTGGAAATTTGCGATCTTATATTTTCGCTGATATTTTACATCGTGCTTTGGAATATGATGGATATAAAGTGAAACACATAATCAATATAACTGACGTTGGACACCTTGTTTCCGATGAAGATGAGGGCGAAGATAAAATTATTCGCGCGGCTAGGCTTCAGAAAAAATCCGCTTGGGAAGTAGCCCGTTTTTTTGAAAATCAATTTAAAGAAGATATAAAAGA
Proteins encoded:
- the rsmI gene encoding 16S rRNA (cytidine(1402)-2'-O)-methyltransferase, with protein sequence MLYIIATPIGNLEDITFRALEVLKDADFILCEDTRVTSKLLARFNLKIPTISYHQHSKLQKLQKIKELLEEGKVLAMVSDAGTPGISDPGGQLVEYISKELPGIKIIPIPGASALSSALSISGFSADRFVFLGFPPHKKGREKFFKELVEYKYTVVLFESKYRILKTLDEIKKYSGDKEALVARELTKMFETLYRGKLSEISEQIAKTTPRGEYVIIVKK